From Camelina sativa cultivar DH55 chromosome 5, Cs, whole genome shotgun sequence:
ACACCTTTGCAGAGCTTAGTTTACTGAGTACGACTGACATGGTTTCACATATTGTTAAGTTACTGATGCGTCTAAAATATGATTCAAAAGATACCTTCCATCAGGTGTGCAGTGACAATTTTTTTCTGCGCAGGTGATGGTGATCTGTATGATATCTTGGCAAGCATAGATGGTGAGATCGAGAAGGCAAAAGCGGAAGCTTTAAGCAGAAAGGAAATTTTGGACAAAGTTGATAAGTGGAGGCActcaaaagaggaagaaaaatgGCTTGATGACTATGAAAAGGTGAATATCTCAATCTAAATGAAAGTTGTCTTTTCNaaaataaataaatggaagTCTGAAGCTCAAGCATAAATAATTCATACTTTGCTCTTATCTTCTCTTTCGTATGCTTTCCTATAAATGGTAGCCTTTCTTCCTTTCCTTATTGACTAATGACTATACCAAATAAGATATCTTATCCAATGTTGCTAGCCGTTGCTCCCCTCTTCGACTATCTGTAGTTTTGCATCTCTATTTCATATGTCATGTGTCAAGTTTGCCCCAATGTTTTTCTCCTAGATTTGTAACGAAGATGCGTCATGAGACACCTTTGCAGAGCTTAGTTTACTGAGTACGACTGACATGGTTTCACATATTGTTAAGTTACTGATGCGTCTAAAATATGATTCAAAAGATACCTTCCATCAGGTGTGCAGTGACAATTTTTTTCTGCGCAGGTGATGGTGATCTGTATGATATCTTGGCAAGCATAGATGGTGAGATCGAGAAGGCAAAAGCGGAAGCTTTAAGCAGAAAGGAAATTTTGGACAAAGTTGATAAGTGGAGGCActcaaaagaggaagaaaaatgGCTTGATGACTATGAAAAGGTGATTATCTCAATCTAAATGAAAGTTGTCTTTTATGATTATAGGTCAGGAAAAGATTGATTGTTACCAATTAACCTGATAAAAATACCGATTAACCAcagtactgtatatatattagtgaGAAGTACTTTATCTCCCAAGAGTGTCTATGTTGTTCTTATGACTTTAATGTTAGAATCTTTTTGTATGAACTTCCTAAGACTAGCTTTTTATATGTCTTCTTGATTATCTCTTTAAATTGTTTGCCTTATCAGGATGAAAATCGCTTCAGTGCTGTAAGAGGAGCGcacaaaaacttaaaacgaGCAGAGAAAGCAAGGAGCCTTATCAGCAAAATTCCTGGTGAGTCTTCTTTACTTATTTACTTGGTTAATGCAAGTCAGTCTGGAAACTATACTTGGTAACTGAGAGTCCTTTAGATTATAGGCcaagatttttatttctctctaatCTCATACCTAGTATTTAGCAGTTCAACaaggatttttgggttttttttttggcgttcATAGTTGTTCGAACGTACACTGTAATTTAAGCATTGGTTCCAGCCAAAACCCGACAACTCATTGTTAGTTGTTGAGAATATATGGTGTATTTCCTTGCACTTCTTTCTTATGGTAAATAAAACGTGAACTAGTAGCAGTGCCTGATTCAAATCAAGTGAAGTCTTTTGAGACTTTTTGTGATGCCTACGCTTAAGAAGCTAGTTGATGTTCATACGTAATCTGTTGTATAACTGGTCAGTCTTAAAGATGACATTAATCCTCTTGTTTTTCCTTTCTAAGCGATGATTGATGTTCTGATCACGAAAGTGAAGTCCtgggaaaaagaaagaggagtCCCATTCTTATGTGATAAGGTAACCAACCATGTGTTTACTTAGTTCTCTTCAAAGATCAGCTTACATGATTACTGCCTCTTTAATTCCAGCACCCGTTGTTACAAACACTGGAAGAAGACATTGCTATGCGTGCTCAAAGAGAAGAGGAAAAGCGTCAATGCCGAGTATGTGTCTTCAAAAACATGGATTTGTAGACACTCACTGTTCACTATGTTACTGAGCTAACAGAACAAAGgtatttgttcatttttttgcaTAACAGGAACAGAAACGACTACAAGGTCAGCTTGCTacagaaaaagaagcaaagtaTGGTTCAAAGTCTGCAAAAAAGAAGCCACTGGGACAGAGTCTTAACACAGACAATGTGACTAAAACTCCAATTGGTCGAAGGATTGGGAGTACACCTGGACGTTCTGCTATTTCTGGAGGCAAAGATTGTAGAGGCAATTCCGTGATACCGTTGAACTATGTTGCTCTTCAGAAAGAAGATTGATGACAGAATACTCAAAAGGGGGAGGGGTTTAGGGTATAGATAAGCTACATTACATGTTAGTGAGCGCTGAGACTTCTAATGTGTTTCTTTTTGGGATTCTGCTTCCATTGCTAATGAAGTTTTACAGATATTGGTAGCTATGAATATATAAAGTTGATCATTTCACTCGCAAGTTATTGATCTTCAGACCAAATTTACAAGAGGCTTTGCTTCAGGAATTGATATACTGTACCAAGTGAACAACTGACTTGCTATTTGCAGCTTTAACaccaaacaaaatttggtttctttcaGGAAAGGTTTTATAGTTTGGCACTAAATAGAAAGAGAATCTAACaaattgttttgctaaaataCAAATCATAGCTAGCTTCTGTCAGAATGCGTAAGCTGACAACTAATAATAGGCTCTCACTACATTCCTTCTTCAGCGGAAAGGTTCTTTAAGGAGTGTTTTGGCCTTTTCGGTGGAGGGTTGAAGCATTTCACATCTCCCCACACTCAGTAATTAAAACCGCAAGCTTAGGCCGGTTATTGGGTCCGATAGCCACGTTCTCAATCTTCCGCATCACCAATAAACCATCCCCAAGAACTCTCTGTACATCAAAAGAAGAATTTGCAATGAGTTAAAAACAACACTACTACAGATTATACGCACAATAGTTCATGACTTGATGGCTCTTCCTCAACTATATATGGCattcaagtcttttttttcATGTCTGACCACAAAGGGAGAACTAAGAATTTGAtggaagaaaattaaaaagcttAATGTGTATGTGAAGAGAGGACATACCCCAAAGACAACATGCTTATTGTCAAGCCAGTCGCATTTTGCACAGGTAATGAAGAACTGCAATTGTCAAAAGCAAAGGTAATTAGCAAGATGTTATGCCCAACTAATGtatcttacttttttttaaatcgtCCCAAGATTTCTATAATAGTTTAGCATTATAGTCAAAACAGAAAGCATCCAGAGCTCAAAGCTAGCATTATCCACATATTTCTTTCAACTTGCCTCATATCACAAACAAATAAGGCTATTATAATGAGACTGAAATTACCTGGCACCCATTTGTGTTCGGTCCACTGTTTGCCTACAACAAAAGAATGAGAGCCATAATATTAGCAACCAAAGTCGTGAGTAACAACATCAAATTCAAAGTTTTGATCTCATGAATAACGAAAAGCTCGAGGTGAACTGATTCATTATATCAACCCCATTGAAAGAAggtataaacaaattaatagcTCAGATTCATAAAGCTAATTGCTTACCATGGAGAGCAGTCCTGGGCCAGTATGTTTGGCAGTAAAATTTTCATCATCGAACTTGTGGCCATAAATTGACACACATCCACTACCATCATTCTGCAGAGTTTTGAACATCTATGTATTAGGTATCCAGTAACGAaccaagaacataaacaagagagataaaaGACAGTGCCAGCAGCTGAGAACCAACATAAAGTAATCAAAGAAGTGAGGACTTATAAGAAGTAAAAGGATACTACTAACCTTAAGAAAATCACCACTTTGAATCATAAAATCCTTGATGACCCTGTGAAACTGACACTCTTTGTAACCAAGAGGCTTTCCAGCCTTTCTGCAATTTTGCACCACAATAGCCAAGACAAACAAGGGTTAGATTAAGTAACTCAAAACCATTATTAACTGCGCTTTAAGCTAAAGCAAAGGTTCAAGAACTATGCATCAACAAATACAAAATCTAGTCTAAAGCAACAAGTTCTAAAACCTCATCAATCTCTAAATCTTTAAATTCGTAAAATTCGTAAAATTCAACCTCAAAAGATGCAAGAACGAAGAAACTATATGCGTACCTGTGTTCACCAGTACAGAACTGCCTGAAGTTCTCAGCGGCTCTAGGAGCAATATCGGCGAAAAGCTCCATCTTGATACGACCGGCGGGGATGCCACCAATAGAGACATCGAAGAAGACGACTGGGTTTTTAGGGTTCTGTGGTCTTACATGCCACTCAACGTTTCCACCACCGCTTGAAGGAGCTGCTGTTGTAGTTGGTGCAGCTACGATTCCTCCTCCCGAATTCATTATCTCTCTACctcaaaaactctttttatgatttgatttctcTCAGCTCCGGCGAAACAAACCTatcagctcctcctcctcctacttgtcgtctctgtctctctgctgcttttattattattatgatcgattcttttattattattatgcttTCAGGCTTTATTATTACTTGGGCTTTTATTTTGTGTTACATTTAAATTGAAACAATGCTTacaaaattattgttaaaaaGAGTAATTtgcaaaattaacaaaagaaaaattatggaAATTAGACAAAAGTATAGTAACCCATTACAGTATTTGGTGACAATGGTTCAAGTATGTATGATCAATACATGAATAATAAGGTATTTGAGAGCTCCCATGGTCATAAGTCGGTTCTCAAAGAATTATTCAACAGTAATCAACTAAGAGGACTTCAGAGGCTGCTCATGTCTGTGTGGTCTCCATAAGCCAAACTCTTTAATCCTTTTAAGACTTTTGAGAAGTCCCCTTGTTGTTATCAAGTTCTTCCAACACAGCCAACAGTTTAGGATCCGCATAGTTCTCGATGAGAAAAGCAGGTTTCGCTTGTACAAGGATGCTTGCTGGATTACCTGTAGTGAGTCCGATAACAGGCATTCCAGCTGCAACTCCAGCTTTTATCCCAGAGATGGAGTCTTCGAACACTAGCGTGTGGTCCTTTGAGACGTTAAGGATTTCAAGAGCCTTTAAGTAAGGTCCAGGGTGTGGTTTTGGATATTCACATTCAGAGCCAAGTATCACTGCTTGAAAGAAATCAGTCAGACCGAGTTTTGATATCATTAGCTCTGCGTTTTCTTTAGGAGCGTTTGTAACCGCAGCTCGTTTCAATCCACGGTCTTCGATCCATTTGGTCAGCTTTATAAGCCCATCTAGTGGCTTAATCTTTTCTGAAACAAGTctaaaaatcaataagaaaagaacaaagtTACTACAAAATCAACTCAAACCTTTGATGaaacaagtttaaaaaaaaaaaggcttactTGCGGTAAAGAGCTTCTTTTTCATCACAGAATTGTATCCCTTTAGGAACATCATCAGGGAACAGAAGTTGAGCAATTTCAGAATTGTGTTTTCCAGCAATGTTAGCAACAAAGAACTTCTCGTCGATTGGGACACCATTGTTGAAACCAATCTGTTAATGATAGAAAGAATCCAATATTGATTGATCACAACACAAGATGAGTTGATATTAAACCTTTGAAGATATGATGATGctgatatgaaaagaaaagaaaagagtaaggAACCTCTTGAAGCAGTTCTTGAAAGGCAATAAGGTGAATGGGatctgaatcacaaagtgttcCATCAACATCAAACAGAATGGCTTCTAATGGAGCAAGATGTGACAGAGAAGGTTTGCTGTTTTCccacaacaaaatcaaaaaaagttGAGATGAGATTTCATCAAAGCCATAATCGAAGCCAATTAGAAAAACACTTGATAGCTACAAGTTCCATTGATCTTGGAGACACAAACACTAACACTAAATCGCAGTTTTCTAGACAAAACTAACAAGTATCGTAGGAAACATAGCGAAAGATGAAAATGGAAAGCTTATAAAAACAGATTCGTGCATATAAAAAGAGATTATAAGTATCgttgatgaatgatgatcaGAGAAGAAAGCTTACCTCTCAGTAGGATTAAGATCAGAGGAGCCATTCATTGTGTTGTGATGATGAGatccaatgaaaaaaaaatcggatCTGTGATTGTTAAACAAAAcgagaagacaaaacaaatggTGTTGGAGAGATTcgtcaacaaaacaaaacaagaagcgaagaagaagaggacagaACCAAAAAGGTATCAGAATGGTGTCAGTGGAGAAGATTCGGGGACTCTTCTTCGCCCACGTGTCATCCTTTAAATTACCGATACATTAAACCGGAATTCATTAACATTAAACCGGAGTTTATTGACAGAATTCATTAACATTCATACCGGTTTAGAGATTAAATTCGATTGGAATCTGTCATTTAGAGTCACATAAGTTTATGAGTTTCGTTTCAGATTCATGCAACATGGAGCTTTGATCGTGGATTAATCACTTGTTATCGCACTCATCAAATatgaaatcaaagaaacaaaacagagggCACAATAATAATTACTTCCCTAATCAGACCAAATTTTCAAGTCAGCAATTACAAAAGCtctttttattatcaaattGAACCAAATGGTATAGAAAACGCAAATTTTGggattaaaaacattaaaccataataaaaacattgaaCCGGAATTTGTTGATATTAAACCGGAATTCATTAACATTCAACCGGTTTATTAGATTACATTCCTTTGGAATCTGTAATTAGAGTCACATAAGTTAATTAGTTTCGTTTCAGATTCATGCAACATTTAAGATGCAGATTTATGGAACTTTAGCCGCGGGTTAAGCACTTGTTCTCGCACTCTTAAatgaaagcaaagaaagaaaacagagcacACAATAATTACTTCACTAAACAGACCAAATTTTCATGTCAGCAATGACAAAAGCTCTTTTATTATCAAATCGAACCAAATGGTATAGAGAAACGCAAATTTTGGAATTAGAAACATAAAACCATAATGAAAGGGAAATCGAATGTTCAATCAagtttttttggtaatggtTTCTCAAAAAAAACGGAATCAATCGGATTTGGAGAGGAGTGTGATCAAGAAATCTCTGTAGTTCCCTTTAATCTTGTCTTGAATAATTTGTGCCAAAGTCACACCATAAAGCTTATTGTACTCTTCTTTGATCTCCTTCATCTCATCACTATGATCCGCTCTTGTAACTAGCACTCTTGTCAACCATTTCTTTGTAGTCTTGTCTGCCTCTTTGTTCAGAGACGcatccaaaatctaaaaaatagaaatgacaaCAAATGTACATTTATAAACCAAAGAGAAGTTAACTCTTGTGTCTTGAAACAATAGGAATGAAAATATGGTTTTTTACCTTGCTGAAATACACAGCCGGTTTGAGCAAACAAAGCAATGCTTCATTTAGGAGCGAAGAATGAGATACACCCTAATGATCATCATGCACCACAAGATTTcattagaaaattattaattgggatgtatataaataatataagaagTGAGTTGTTATATTTATGTTACCCTAACAAGATCAGAGCCTTTAATATCGTTAAAGTGTTTGTAGACATGTTGGAGATGGGGTTTGCTTCTTGTGGTCAAAATCCTAACAACCTCATCCTTTTCTACGACTTCTTCTCCGGGAGATGCCACAGCTTCGGCCAAAGTCTTAGCCTCTGATTTGGCGGAATCTTCCTTCACCTTGTTCCCTTCGTATCTATAAGCACTCACAAGCCCTACAAGCAACTGCACCAAAAGCAAAGACAAGTCAGTGAGAAGAATGTTAATCAGATATTCCCACAATATTGGAAATGTGAAGGAACCAAACATGTAATACTAACCTTGCGATTAGGGCCGTGGACGTGAGAGGCAATGTCTTCTTCCATTGACTGGTCGAAGAGAGAGTGGTAAGCTTTACGTGCACCAAGGAGATCCTCAGAGGAACGCGTGCATGCGACCTCCACGATGAGGTTGTacgcttcttctcctttctttaaaGCTT
This genomic window contains:
- the LOC104785609 gene encoding peptidyl-prolyl cis-trans isomerase CYP22 translates to MNSGGGIVAAPTTTAAPSSGGGNVEWHVRPQNPKNPVVFFDVSIGGIPAGRIKMELFADIAPRAAENFRQFCTGEHRKAGKPLGYKECQFHRVIKDFMIQSGDFLKNDGSGCVSIYGHKFDDENFTAKHTGPGLLSMANSGPNTNGCQFFITCAKCDWLDNKHVVFGRVLGDGLLVMRKIENVAIGPNNRPKLAVLITECGEM
- the LOC104785612 gene encoding haloacid dehalogenase-like hydrolase domain-containing protein Sgpp produces the protein MNGSSDLNPTESKPSLSHLAPLEAILFDVDGTLCDSDPIHLIAFQELLQEIGFNNGVPIDEKFFVANIAGKHNSEIAQLLFPDDVPKGIQFCDEKEALYRKLVSEKIKPLDGLIKLTKWIEDRGLKRAAVTNAPKENAELMISKLGLTDFFQAVILGSECEYPKPHPGPYLKALEILNVSKDHTLVFEDSISGIKAGVAAGMPVIGLTTGNPASILVQAKPAFLIENYADPKLLAVLEELDNNKGTSQKS
- the LOC104785613 gene encoding annexin D4-like → MALPLDLESLTEAFSGNLGMGVDENALISTLGKSHKDHRKLFRKASKGFFVEDEERAFEKCHDHFVRHLKLEFSRFNNAVVMWAMHPWERDARLVKKALKKGEEAYNLIVEVACTRSSEDLLGARKAYHSLFDQSMEEDIASHVHGPNRKLLVGLVSAYRYEGNKVKEDSAKSEAKTLAEAVASPGEEVVEKDEVVRILTTRSKPHLQHVYKHFNDIKGSDLVRGVSHSSLLNEALLCLLKPAVYFSKILDASLNKEADKTTKKWLTRVLVTRADHSDEMKEIKEEYNKLYGVTLAQIIQDKIKGNYRDFLITLLSKSD